The following are from one region of the Salvia hispanica cultivar TCC Black 2014 chromosome 1, UniMelb_Shisp_WGS_1.0, whole genome shotgun sequence genome:
- the LOC125202103 gene encoding WUSCHEL-related homeobox 8 produces the protein MDWEKQPPQPADEPGGGGMFVKVMTDEQMEVLRKQIACYATICEQLVELHKSLTSQTDLAGVRLGNLYCDPLITSGAHKITGRQRWTPTPMQLQILERIFDQGIGTPSKQKIKEIASELSQHGQISETNVYNWFQNRRARSKRKQQAAPSNNAESEVETEVESPNDKKTKPEEFQPQNILTSRAEDLCFQNPQTSSAIHSVDPRTSKPEPMLPPEGSSKFGGNFGQMSFYGNMLSNPRMDQFIGKIEVPGNYNPYLQQDDYNMDG, from the exons ATGGACTGGGAAAAGCAACCGCCGCAGCCGGCGGACGAGCCCGGCGGCGGAGGGATGTTTGTCAAGGTCATGACGGACGAGCAGATGGAAGTTCTCCGCAAGCAGATTGCTTGCTACGCTACCATTTGCGAGCAGCTCGTTGAGTTGCACAAATCCCTCACTTCCCAGACCGATCTCGCTG GAGTGAGATTGGGAAATCTATATTGCGATCCCCTGATAACCTCCGGTGCCCATAAAATCACCGGGAGACAGAGGTGGACCCCAACGCCTATGCAGCTTCAGATTCTTGAACGCATTTTCGATCAGGGGATTGGAACACCGAGCAAACAGAAGATCAAAGAAATAGCCAGTGAGTTGTCTCAACACGGCCAGATTAGTGAAACAAACGTCTATAATTGGTTTCAAAATAGGCGTGCTAGGTCGAAGAGGAAGCAGCAGGCTGCACCGTCAAACAATGCTGAATCTGAAGTCGAGACAGAGGTTGAATCCCCCAATGATAAGAAAACAAAGCCTGAGGAATTTCAACCTCAGAACATCCTAACCTCCAGAGCAGAGGATCTCTGTTTTCAGAACCCTCAGACGAGTTCAGCAATACATTCTGTCGATCCAAGAACCAGCAAACCTGAACCAATGTTGCCCCCTGAAGGAAGCTCAAAGTTTGGGGGTAATTTTGGGCAAATGTCCTTCTATGGAAATATGTTATCAAATCCAA GAATGGACCAGTTCATAGGAAAGATAGAAGTCCCCGGGAACTACAATCCTTATTTACAGCAAGACGACTACAACATGGATGGATAA
- the LOC125187152 gene encoding uncharacterized protein LOC125187152 — protein MDWFNNDQRQMDDFVNSQNWQVPPTPDPNATPSPGLPTNVDMESPVSTDEYDISDMEPAPRRGGKGKVADEDGPKKYSPQETMWLAKNYVDVSEDAVVGNQQSGKAFWQRIADKYNAGRPEGSFERTYVKLRKHWGRVQKEINKWNGKWTNVVRMWTSGHSEMDLVDKAKADYFADGKKHFKYTGGAEAAAKRTKVAAGHYTSSEGGPPIDLNVTDDDFFLSSPGTESRPMGTKAAKRKAKGKATASYSAMPPPPPNPWTRYQTLCRI, from the coding sequence ATGGATTGGTTTAACAACGACCAACGCCAGATGGACGATTTCGTGAACTCCCAGAACTGGCAAGTGCCGCCGACACCCGATCCAAATGCAACACCTAGTCCCGGGCTGCCTACCAATGTAGACATGGAATCGCCAGTTAGCACTGATGAGTACGATATCAGCGATATGGAGCCAGCTCCACGGAGGgggggcaagggcaaggttGCCGATGAGGATGGGCCGAAGAAGTACAGTCCGCAGGAGACAATGTGGCTGGCCAAGAACTACGTCGACGTCTCCGAGGACGCTGTGGTCGGCAACCAGCAAAGCGGCAAAGCGTTCTGGCAGCGGATTGCGGATAAGTACAACGCTGGTCGACCCGAAGGCTCGTTCGAGCGTACATACGTGAAGCTACGCAAGCATTGGGGTCGGGTGCAGAAGGAGATTAACAAGTGGAATGGCAAGTGGACTAACGTAGTCCGGATGTGGACGAGCGGGCACAGCGAGATGGACCTTGTGGACAAAGCCAAGGCAGATTACTTCGCTGACGGCAAGAAGCACTTCAAGTACACTGGTGGGGCTGAAGCGGCGGCGAAGAGAACCAAAGTCGCCGCCGGACACTACACTTCGAGCGAAGGAGGTCCGCCAATCGACCTCAACGTGACAGACGATGACTTCTTCCTCTCATCTCCTGGTACTGAAAGCCGTCCGATGGGCACAAAGGCGGCAAAGAGGAAAGCAAAGGGGAAGGCAACTGCGAGCTACTCCGCtatgccgccgccgccacccaaTCCTTGGACAAGATATCAGACTCTATGTCGGATATGA